The proteins below come from a single Chelmon rostratus isolate fCheRos1 chromosome 10, fCheRos1.pri, whole genome shotgun sequence genomic window:
- the hmga1a gene encoding high mobility group AT-hook 1a isoform X1, producing the protein MSDKGTVSPKEKEATEKRGRGRPRKQPQVKTTDEPSGSPTPKRPRGRPKGSKNKTTGKGKKASAAPSEGGKRRGRPKKEEKEEKASQESSEEEEEEEEDQ; encoded by the exons ATGAGCGACAAGGGGACAGTCTCACCGAAGGAGAAGGAGGCGACAGAGAAGAGGGGGCGTGGAAGACCCCGCAAGCAGCCCCAGGTAAAGACCACTGAC GAGCCAAGTGGGTCCCCGACTCCAAAGAGGCCCAGAGGACGGCCGAagggcagcaaaaacaagacaacCGGCAAGGGCAAA AAGGCATCAGCAGCCCCGTCTGAAGGGGGGAAACGCAGGGGAAGACCTAAGAAGGAG gagaaggaagaaaaggcgTCCCAGGAAtcatctgaggaggaggaggaggaagaagaggaccAGTAA
- the hmga1a gene encoding high mobility group AT-hook 1a isoform X2, with translation MSDKGTVSPKEKEATEKRGRGRPRKQPQEPSGSPTPKRPRGRPKGSKNKTTGKGKKASAAPSEGGKRRGRPKKEEKEEKASQESSEEEEEEEEDQ, from the exons ATGAGCGACAAGGGGACAGTCTCACCGAAGGAGAAGGAGGCGACAGAGAAGAGGGGGCGTGGAAGACCCCGCAAGCAGCCCCAG GAGCCAAGTGGGTCCCCGACTCCAAAGAGGCCCAGAGGACGGCCGAagggcagcaaaaacaagacaacCGGCAAGGGCAAA AAGGCATCAGCAGCCCCGTCTGAAGGGGGGAAACGCAGGGGAAGACCTAAGAAGGAG gagaaggaagaaaaggcgTCCCAGGAAtcatctgaggaggaggaggaggaagaagaggaccAGTAA
- the smim29 gene encoding small integral membrane protein 29 has product MNSTTQPPAIIDGDVAVGYVLVPFLLITTIGIAAAVVMYIRKKRRIDRLRHHLLPVYTYDPSEELNEVEQEMLWREEDTRIVQGWARSYQQRRPLLTKDVNA; this is encoded by the exons ATGAACAGCACTACTCAGCCTCCTGCCATCATAGATGGAGATGTGGCGGTCGGCTATGTGTTGGTGCCGTTTCTCCTCATCACCACCATTGGaatagctgcagctgtg GTCATGTATATTCGTAAGAAAAGGAG AATCGACAGACTCCGtcatcacctgttgccagtttaCACATACGATCCTTCAGAGGAACTTAATGAAGTTGAACAAGAAATGTtgtggagagaagaggacaCAAGG ATTGTACAAGGTTGGGCCAGAAGCTACCAACAGCGACGCCCTCTTCTGACCAAAGACGTCAATGCATGA